Part of the Dehalobacter sp. genome is shown below.
CGGATAAAGCAGCTTGCCCATCCTCATGATCCTGGAAGGATAGTCGCTGTCGTTTATTTTTATAGCTTGGGTCTCGTTGGCAGAATACAAAATTATATTATTGTTTTTATCAATTTTACGTGTGGCAATTGTTGTCCCCAGGTCCATAAACAGGTGCAGAGGCAGATTTCGCAAATATGGCGGATTATCGTTTTTGTTCTTGTGGGCGTTGAACAATGCCCATATTATTAAAGGGTCCCAGTTGAATGAAACTATGGCGTAAGAAAACAGGTAAAAATCCCGCGTGTCTTCTCTAAAACCCATTTTCTCATACTCGAATGCTTCCCTTGTCATCAATTCCGCAAGAGTATCGGCAAAGTCATGATAAAACTGGGCTTTGCTGATCCTGGCCTGGGTATCGCCCTGGACGGCCACTCTCTGTAATTCTTCCGTTAATAATTTCAGGCAGTTCTTGGCCGCGCTAATTCTGGGCTGCTCAATGAAGTATTCTTCTCCTTTATCATCGAGTGTTTCAATCCCGAGTTTGTTATCAATAAGCTGGTCGATCAGCGTGAACAATTCCTGCAGTTTTAAGTTGGCCTTAAGGCCGGTATCAAGATCAAGGTACTTCGGGCTGCTTTTGGCGATATACCTGAGAGCTTCAAAATCATAGGCCCTGTATAACTTATCATCGCTGTATAATTGAAACAACAGCTCATTAAACCCTTCCTTAAGCCGGTCGGAAACAGAAATCCCCGGGAAAAGCCTGGAGTATTCCAAACTGAAATCCGGAAACTTCTGCTCCAGAATATGAGTCAGCGCCCGGGCAATATCACTGTTGGTAAGAAGACCGGCGCTTTTTGTAGCACCAGCTCCCCATAATACTACGGTCTCAGGCCATGCGTTTCTCATCTACAACACCTTTATTACAAAGATTTATTTCATCAAGGCTTCTGCTTATTACCATATTTTACCTCATTGCTCATGTTCGCACAAGAGAACCGCTTATAAAAAGCGTGTCAACAACCCCGTCCCCCTGTCACACTCTTTGACACGTTTTTATCAAGAGAAACCCTGCTCATAAAAACAATATATCTAACTAATACATAAACAACAAAAACCAGAGCCAGCAATTCTTCAAAGCGCGCAATATAACTGAAGGCAGGCACAACCACCCGCTCAGCCACAAAAAAACTTTCAACACTTTTCATCGCTATCGCGCTGATAACAAGCGGGAAAGTAAAGGCAGCGTAACTTGGATAAAACTTCAACTTGAGCATCCTTGGCATGTATAAAAGTACTGCGATCAGTGTTATTAAGGATAAAATAGTGAGCAGCCAGACAACGGCCATATTTTTTTCCGGGAATGAATTTAAATACCCGACCAGGCACAGGCCCGGAGGTGCGGCAAAAATCGTGATAGTCGGCAGCAGCGGCTCGGGCAGGGGTTTAACCACAAACGCTCTGCAGGCGACAACCGGCAGAAGGACCAGATAAGCGATAAAACCAAACCAGAACAGCACCCGGCCTGCCGCCTCGGCGCCGAACAAAGGCGCCGTTATACTGGCGGCCGCTATACCGATATACACTACAAAATAGCTTGGAAATACTTTCTCCATGTTAAAACTAAAAATAAATCTCTTAGTAAAATAGATTATAAGAATAAAGTGCGCCAGGATCCCCACAACCCATATCAAATATCCCGTCCAGTGCGACAATGGCTGAACGTAGGCGGATAAAACCATAATCCCCATGGGTAAAGCACCGGCTATACCGGCAATCGCAGGGTTTTTCATATCCTCCATGACAGCCCTTGTCGATAAAAATGTTTTTGTTACCAGAAGCACCAGGATCATGCCGGACAATAAGCCAAAAAAGATCCTTAAGCCACTGCCGTATGACGAAACTAAATTGCCCGCCGACGCCAGTCCCAGCATCAACCCTGCCGCCGGCAGAGGTAGTTCGTTTATTACCCTTTTCAATGAAGATGCCCTCAATAAAAAATTGATCCTCCTGTATCGAACCAATCATTGACGACATATTTCGACATAACAATTGGGTTTCCTTTAATATATTTTGCATCCGCATAAAGGGCCGCAATAAAACAGGAGCCATCAGTTTAATAGACTGATGGTCTAGTAATAAACGATAACTGTTTTCCGAACATTCTCAGAAAAAAGTGTCAACAACCCCGTCCCCCTGACACTCTTTTATCCTCATACATGAGATTGTCAACGTGACGTAAAAACTGCTCCATACTGCTGTAATCCGAATTAAAAATATCAGCTCCAAAGCTGCACCCAAGTTTGTATCTTTTCCCGGAACTATTGTTGTACTGCGAAAAAGACGTTTTTATTCTGTCAATTGTTTTTTCCAAATCCGCATTTGACTCACAATCCAGAATTATTATGAATTCATCCCCGCCCATACGTACAATAATATCGTTTTTCCTGATTACTTTTTTAATTATTTCGATTGAGGTTTTTATGGCCAGGTCGCCCTCAACATGACCATAACTATCGTTAATATTTTTGAGCCCGTCTATGTCAAAATAAATAATCCCAAATTTATCGTTGTCTTTCTGTTTTAATCTTTGAGTGATATAGTGATCAAAAGAGCCCCTGTTCCAGACGCCGGTTAAGGCGTCTAAGTGTACCATTCTCTGCTGTAAAAAAATATATACGATAACCAGTGAAAACGCGGTACCGCTCCACATAAGCAGGGTACCATAGAATAACGTTTGCACCACTCCTCCGATTATCGGCAATACGCTGAATATACACAGGGGCACAAATTCCTGTTTGACAATTTTTCTTCTGTTCTTAGCTATCAATATAAAGCCAATAATTATGTAAAAATATGTTATGGCCGCATTAATGTTAAAGAGCGGTCCCCGGTGATAAACATTTGAACTATCGATATAAAAAGAAAAATTGTAAACCGGAGATAACAGTGTTAATAAAACGCTTATTATAACCGGAATCAGCAAGATAAAATTGCTTTTCTTAACGGTGGATTCGTCGGACACAACCAGGTATTTTATAAAATAGTACCAATAGTATGTTAATACCGGTGCAACTGTAAATAAGCATATATGCAAAAAAACGGATATTGGAATCAACCACTGCTCCGGACGCTTATTGATAATGCATGTGGCCGTCTCAAAAAAAAGCTGGACGATAATTATCAATGATACTGTTAAGAAGACCCTGTTTAATGGATCCTGCCTGTCAAGACGATTATATGCGT
Proteins encoded:
- a CDS encoding TDT family transporter, producing MKRVINELPLPAAGLMLGLASAGNLVSSYGSGLRIFFGLLSGMILVLLVTKTFLSTRAVMEDMKNPAIAGIAGALPMGIMVLSAYVQPLSHWTGYLIWVVGILAHFILIIYFTKRFIFSFNMEKVFPSYFVVYIGIAAASITAPLFGAEAAGRVLFWFGFIAYLVLLPVVACRAFVVKPLPEPLLPTITIFAAPPGLCLVGYLNSFPEKNMAVVWLLTILSLITLIAVLLYMPRMLKLKFYPSYAAFTFPLVISAIAMKSVESFFVAERVVVPAFSYIARFEELLALVFVVYVLVRYIVFMSRVSLDKNVSKSVTGGRGC
- a CDS encoding diguanylate cyclase — encoded protein: MDVYLRIDINIMAMVLLGLVSLNAYNRLDRQDPLNRVFLTVSLIIIVQLFFETATCIINKRPEQWLIPISVFLHICLFTVAPVLTYYWYYFIKYLVVSDESTVKKSNFILLIPVIISVLLTLLSPVYNFSFYIDSSNVYHRGPLFNINAAITYFYIIIGFILIAKNRRKIVKQEFVPLCIFSVLPIIGGVVQTLFYGTLLMWSGTAFSLVIVYIFLQQRMVHLDALTGVWNRGSFDHYITQRLKQKDNDKFGIIYFDIDGLKNINDSYGHVEGDLAIKTSIEIIKKVIRKNDIIVRMGGDEFIIILDCESNADLEKTIDRIKTSFSQYNNSSGKRYKLGCSFGADIFNSDYSSMEQFLRHVDNLMYEDKRVSGGRGC